From a single Labrenzia sp. PHM005 genomic region:
- the phnD gene encoding phosphate/phosphite/phosphonate ABC transporter substrate-binding protein — MKRIATLLASAAAVAVFSFAGAAQAEECPRGDLDKRFCDVDGDLIADIPTDASKLIDPDTLIFAYTPVEDPAVYKTAWSDFLTHLEAETGKKVVFFPVQSNAAQIEAMRSGRLHIAGFNTGSNPLAVNCAGFRPFTIMASKDGNFGYEMEILTYPGSGIEKVEDIKGKQLAFTSPTSNSGFKAPSAILKADFDMQAERDFEPVYSGKHDNSILGVANKDYPAASIANSVLSRMIQRDVIKPDQVVSIYKSQTFPTTGFGTAYNLTPELQDKIRNAFFNFEWEGTTLQTEFEKSNEGQFLEMTYQEFWEVIRKIDAANGVSYACE, encoded by the coding sequence ATGAAACGGATTGCAACACTTCTTGCGTCGGCGGCGGCTGTCGCGGTGTTTTCATTCGCCGGTGCAGCGCAGGCGGAAGAGTGCCCGCGGGGTGATCTCGACAAGCGTTTTTGCGATGTTGATGGTGATTTGATTGCCGATATTCCAACAGACGCCAGTAAACTGATAGATCCGGATACTCTTATTTTTGCCTACACACCTGTTGAAGATCCTGCGGTCTACAAGACTGCCTGGTCGGATTTCCTGACCCACCTTGAGGCCGAAACTGGCAAGAAAGTTGTTTTCTTCCCGGTTCAGTCGAATGCGGCTCAGATTGAAGCCATGCGCTCCGGCCGGTTACATATCGCCGGATTTAACACCGGCTCAAATCCTCTTGCCGTGAACTGTGCCGGTTTCCGGCCGTTCACGATCATGGCGTCGAAAGACGGCAATTTCGGTTATGAAATGGAAATCCTGACCTATCCGGGATCGGGCATAGAGAAGGTAGAAGACATCAAAGGCAAACAGCTTGCCTTTACATCGCCTACGTCCAATTCTGGTTTCAAAGCGCCGTCGGCTATTTTGAAAGCTGATTTTGACATGCAGGCAGAGCGCGATTTCGAACCGGTTTATTCCGGCAAGCATGACAACTCGATCCTGGGTGTTGCCAACAAGGATTACCCAGCTGCTTCGATCGCAAACTCGGTGCTGTCCCGCATGATCCAACGTGATGTGATCAAGCCGGATCAGGTAGTCTCTATCTATAAATCACAGACATTCCCGACAACGGGTTTTGGAACAGCTTACAACCTGACGCCTGAACTGCAGGATAAGATCCGCAATGCGTTCTTCAACTTCGAGTGGGAAGGCACAACGCTGCAGACAGAATTCGAAAAGTCGAATGAAGGCCAGTTCCTGGAAATGACCTATCAAGAGTTCTGGGAAGTTATCCGCAAAATCGATGCCGCAAATGGTGTCAGCTACGCTTGCGAATAA
- the phnC gene encoding phosphonate ABC transporter ATP-binding protein, producing the protein MLRLKKLVKTYKTGDQALKAVDLEIPQGQVLALIGPSGAGKSTMIRCINRLVEPSSGEVWLEDTELTTLSSGGLRHKRREMGMIFQEYALVERLTVMENVLSGRLGYVGFWRSFLRRYPQESVDEAFRLLDRVGLLAMADKRADELSGGQRQRVGICRALIQNPKLLLVDEPTASLDPKTSRQIMRLICELCEERGLAAIINIHDVALAKMFVQRVVGLRFGSIEFDGRPEELTPDVLTSIYGEEDWEATIEKVEDEDDHPHGGFDEKAGVAAL; encoded by the coding sequence ATGCTGCGGCTGAAGAAGCTTGTTAAGACGTACAAGACCGGGGATCAGGCACTCAAGGCTGTCGATCTGGAAATTCCGCAAGGCCAAGTTCTGGCGCTGATTGGGCCATCAGGCGCGGGAAAATCAACCATGATTCGTTGCATCAACCGATTGGTTGAGCCGAGCAGTGGAGAAGTCTGGCTGGAAGATACCGAACTGACCACGTTGTCGTCTGGTGGTCTGCGCCATAAACGGCGCGAAATGGGGATGATTTTTCAGGAATATGCCCTGGTTGAACGTTTGACGGTCATGGAAAATGTCTTGTCCGGCCGCCTTGGGTACGTCGGTTTTTGGCGCAGTTTTCTGCGGCGGTATCCGCAGGAAAGTGTCGATGAAGCCTTTCGTCTTCTGGATCGTGTCGGCCTGCTGGCTATGGCGGACAAACGCGCTGATGAACTTTCCGGCGGCCAGCGCCAAAGGGTTGGTATTTGCCGGGCGTTGATCCAAAACCCGAAGCTGCTTCTGGTCGACGAACCGACGGCCTCGCTCGACCCCAAGACTTCCCGTCAGATTATGCGTCTTATCTGCGAATTGTGTGAAGAACGCGGACTTGCGGCAATCATCAACATCCACGATGTCGCGCTGGCCAAAATGTTCGTTCAACGCGTGGTCGGTCTGCGGTTTGGTAGCATCGAATTTGATGGCCGTCCGGAAGAGCTGACACCGGATGTTCTGACATCGATCTATGGCGAAGAGGATTGGGAAGCGACCATCGAGAAGGTCGAAGATGAGGACGATCATCCTCATGGCGGCTTTGATGAGAAAGCCGGGGTCGCCGCGTTATGA
- the phnE gene encoding phosphonate ABC transporter, permease protein PhnE, with product MSSELDALIGQKWKKPPFIKRTWLRWTLGIGFTAYLIAAFMTIDVNWSRVYEGLDRGAAFILAFTSPDFISRAADIRDGILESIIMTVAASVVGIAISIPIGLGAARNIAPLPVYLVCRGIVAISRALQEIIVAILLVAIFGFGPLAGFLTLSFATIGFLSKLLAEDIESMDKVQAEAIKASGARWLQWINYGVQPQVMPRLVGLSMYRIDINFRESAILGLVGAGGIGATLNTAFDRYEYDTAAAILIIIILIVMALEYLSGIIRAKVQ from the coding sequence ATGAGCAGTGAACTGGACGCGCTCATCGGGCAAAAGTGGAAGAAGCCACCATTTATCAAACGCACGTGGCTTCGCTGGACCCTCGGCATAGGGTTTACCGCCTATCTGATTGCGGCTTTCATGACCATCGATGTCAATTGGAGCCGGGTCTACGAGGGTCTTGATCGGGGGGCGGCGTTCATTCTGGCCTTCACGTCGCCAGACTTTATTTCGCGTGCTGCCGATATTCGTGACGGGATCCTTGAAAGCATCATCATGACCGTCGCCGCTTCGGTCGTGGGGATTGCGATCTCCATTCCTATTGGACTGGGAGCGGCCCGCAACATTGCACCCTTACCGGTTTATTTGGTGTGCCGCGGGATTGTGGCTATCAGCAGGGCGCTACAGGAAATCATCGTTGCGATCCTGCTCGTGGCGATCTTTGGGTTCGGACCGCTGGCCGGTTTCCTGACCTTGAGTTTTGCGACCATCGGCTTCCTGTCAAAACTCCTGGCGGAAGACATTGAAAGCATGGACAAAGTCCAGGCTGAGGCGATCAAAGCTTCTGGTGCCCGTTGGCTTCAATGGATCAATTATGGTGTCCAGCCACAAGTGATGCCACGGCTTGTTGGGCTCAGCATGTACCGGATCGATATCAATTTCCGCGAAAGCGCGATCCTTGGCCTTGTTGGGGCTGGCGGGATCGGGGCAACGCTGAACACAGCGTTCGACCGTTACGAATATGATACGGCCGCTGCAATCCTGATCATCATCATCTTGATCGTTATGGCGCTGGAATATCTGTCCGGCATTATCCGGGCGAAGGTGCAATAA
- the phnE gene encoding phosphonate ABC transporter, permease protein PhnE has protein sequence MPVLEKNGLKVWQRRTQGETLLRWAAWLTGTAVFVYCWQQISESTTWFFVWDAPRIAEDIWTRATPPRWEYITQLGKPVWDTLNIATLGTLIALCLAVPVAFLAARNTTPSATFIRPIALLIIVSTRSINSLIWALLLIAVIGPGVLAGVVAIAIRSIGFCAKLLYEAIEEIDHTQVEAITATGASRWQVMAYGIVPQIAPAFAGVAVFRWDINIRESTVLGLVGAGGIGLQLSSSLNVLAWPQVSLILLVILAAVVLSEWVSAKVREAII, from the coding sequence ATGCCAGTACTTGAGAAAAACGGCCTGAAGGTCTGGCAGCGCCGGACCCAAGGTGAAACCCTGTTGCGCTGGGCAGCTTGGCTGACGGGCACCGCTGTCTTCGTCTATTGCTGGCAGCAGATATCTGAATCCACCACCTGGTTCTTCGTCTGGGACGCTCCGCGTATTGCTGAGGATATCTGGACAAGAGCAACACCGCCGCGCTGGGAATATATCACCCAGCTTGGCAAACCAGTGTGGGACACGCTCAATATCGCGACGCTTGGAACGCTGATCGCCTTGTGTCTGGCAGTGCCAGTGGCCTTTCTGGCAGCGCGTAATACAACACCTTCAGCGACGTTCATCCGCCCAATCGCGCTGCTGATCATCGTTTCTACGCGTTCTATCAACTCGCTGATCTGGGCCTTGCTCTTGATCGCAGTCATCGGACCGGGGGTTCTGGCGGGCGTGGTCGCAATTGCGATCCGGTCAATCGGTTTCTGCGCCAAACTCCTTTATGAGGCGATTGAAGAGATTGATCATACCCAGGTTGAGGCAATAACGGCGACAGGGGCATCCCGGTGGCAAGTGATGGCTTACGGCATCGTTCCACAAATTGCGCCAGCATTTGCTGGCGTTGCCGTGTTCAGATGGGATATCAATATCCGTGAATCAACGGTCCTTGGACTCGTCGGGGCCGGCGGAATTGGACTACAGCTCTCCTCTTCGCTCAACGTTTTGGCCTGGCCACAGGTCAGCCTGATCCTGTTGGTAATCCTGGCAGCGGTCGTCTTGAGCGAGTGGGTCTCGGCAAAGGTACGGGAAGCAATTATTTGA
- a CDS encoding TIGR01459 family HAD-type hydrolase: protein MTLEKAFAAYEAARVRLPEAQEGGRATPCGNLDDIADQFDVFLLDAFGVLNIGEHAIPGVPERVAGLQAKGKRVFVVTNAAGYSNATLMAKYARLGYDFAPENVISSRMTLLHALTREPKRYWGAMLSKAAGLADLENIDLTRLEEDRSDYAKAEGFLCLGAAEWTEERQALLEAALLEHPRPVLVANPDIVAPRENGFSTEPGSYAHRLADKTGVAPRFYGKPFANIYDLVFERLGGSADRSRIVMVGDSLHTDILGAQTAGVSSALISGYGFFAGTPIPGLIAQSGICPDYILDRP, encoded by the coding sequence ATGACATTGGAAAAAGCGTTCGCGGCCTATGAGGCCGCGCGCGTACGTTTGCCTGAAGCGCAAGAGGGCGGGCGTGCCACCCCGTGCGGAAATCTCGATGACATTGCAGATCAGTTCGATGTCTTTCTGCTCGACGCCTTTGGGGTGCTGAATATCGGCGAACACGCAATTCCAGGTGTTCCAGAGCGGGTTGCCGGTCTGCAGGCCAAGGGAAAGCGCGTTTTTGTTGTGACAAATGCCGCAGGGTATTCAAATGCCACCTTAATGGCAAAGTATGCCCGCCTTGGCTACGATTTTGCCCCGGAAAATGTCATTTCGAGCAGAATGACGCTGCTGCACGCTTTGACCCGTGAGCCGAAACGGTATTGGGGTGCCATGCTGTCCAAGGCTGCTGGGCTTGCTGACCTTGAAAACATCGATCTCACGCGCCTGGAAGAAGACCGCTCTGATTATGCCAAAGCGGAAGGCTTCTTATGCCTTGGGGCGGCAGAGTGGACCGAGGAACGGCAGGCTTTGCTGGAAGCGGCGCTTCTGGAGCATCCACGGCCGGTTCTGGTCGCCAATCCGGATATCGTAGCGCCGCGCGAAAACGGATTTTCGACGGAACCAGGCAGTTATGCGCACCGGCTGGCTGACAAAACCGGTGTCGCACCGCGATTTTACGGAAAACCCTTCGCCAATATCTATGACCTGGTGTTCGAGCGCCTGGGCGGTAGTGCCGACCGAAGCCGGATCGTTATGGTTGGCGACAGTCTTCACACCGATATTCTTGGGGCGCAAACTGCGGGAGTCTCGTCTGCTCTGATATCGGGTTATGGTTTTTTTGCAGGAACACCGATTCCTGGACTCATTGCGCAATCAGGTATCTGCCCTGACTACATTCTTGACCGGCCGTGA
- a CDS encoding aminotransferase class I/II-fold pyridoxal phosphate-dependent enzyme: protein MAKAPSPKTSRSFQLKETTWPLEWGRQVGVYMLMKEVRQTSPGRSEIEGYGERINLSSYSYLGLLRHPAIDKAAKDAVDTHSTGGHGVRLLSGTNTLHTQLEQRLADIRGADACITFGSGYNANLSTISALVGPGDYVVSDKFNHASIVDGCLISRAKFLRYNHNDPDHLHERLRQIPQDANVLVVSDGVFSMDGDIMNLPKISEVCKEHGALLMVDEAHSFGVIGETGKGIEEHFGCGADAIDIKMGTLSKAIPSNGGYICASAEIVEYLKHQARGFIFSAAMTPANAAAALAALEVIEKEPERISRLHSNAAKFRDLLTSGGVDTLQSKTAIVPAYCKEDKRAWFLAKHCMEHGVYVHGIPYPVVAKGTARLRCSITANHTADDIARAAEVVCMAFSEVR, encoded by the coding sequence ATGGCCAAAGCTCCTTCACCCAAGACCTCAAGATCGTTTCAACTCAAAGAAACGACCTGGCCGTTGGAGTGGGGGAGGCAGGTTGGGGTCTATATGTTGATGAAGGAGGTACGGCAAACCTCACCGGGCCGCTCGGAGATTGAAGGCTACGGCGAGCGTATCAACCTAAGTTCCTATTCTTATCTGGGCCTGTTGCGGCATCCGGCGATTGACAAGGCGGCTAAAGACGCCGTCGATACCCATTCAACCGGTGGGCATGGCGTGCGGCTGCTTTCAGGTACCAACACACTTCATACCCAGCTTGAGCAACGCCTGGCTGATATCCGGGGAGCAGACGCATGCATAACATTCGGCAGCGGCTACAATGCGAACCTGTCCACGATTTCAGCGCTTGTCGGTCCAGGGGACTATGTCGTCAGCGACAAGTTTAATCATGCATCCATTGTTGACGGGTGCCTGATTTCCCGCGCGAAATTTCTACGATACAATCACAATGATCCCGATCATCTCCATGAACGGTTGCGCCAAATTCCGCAGGACGCAAATGTGCTTGTTGTCAGTGACGGTGTGTTTTCAATGGACGGTGACATTATGAACCTTCCGAAGATTTCAGAAGTCTGCAAGGAGCATGGTGCGCTCCTGATGGTAGACGAAGCACATTCCTTTGGTGTGATCGGAGAGACTGGAAAGGGAATTGAAGAGCATTTCGGCTGTGGGGCGGACGCAATCGATATCAAGATGGGAACACTCTCCAAGGCAATTCCGAGCAATGGCGGGTATATTTGCGCTTCCGCAGAAATTGTCGAATATCTGAAACACCAGGCGCGGGGGTTCATCTTTTCAGCTGCAATGACACCTGCAAATGCAGCCGCCGCGCTTGCGGCCCTGGAGGTGATCGAGAAGGAGCCAGAGCGGATTTCGCGCCTGCATTCGAACGCGGCCAAATTCCGTGATTTGCTGACATCAGGCGGCGTCGATACCCTGCAATCGAAGACAGCAATTGTTCCGGCCTATTGCAAAGAAGACAAACGCGCCTGGTTCCTCGCTAAACACTGCATGGAACATGGTGTTTACGTCCATGGCATTCCTTATCCGGTGGTGGCAAAGGGGACAGCGAGGTTGAGGTGTAGCATCACGGCAAACCATACGGCTGATGACATTGCCCGAGCCGCTGAAGTCGTGTGCATGGCGTTCTCCGAAGTGCGGTAA
- a CDS encoding response regulator transcription factor has product MPENVALSIDFNGDVFEAQRQLRRYLLDQPVVRYAPARDLAAHMLLNLDDLPGCWSLATNWLRAKLGCQRVDAGFGASRDFNYFPSLAEAKNPDYDVPSFGGAAVFNQDPAMQAMWLGSRPVVFADITQDRRVSKRLRNRMSGAQTKSKFGSALRTIDGSYGLICADWTEHHAPSDSGLLDCFEHTVADVLSPVIAVSKQITAQSASVTDTVPDSARPITTSSDQPGADLLQLLTESEIEVARLAARGLSYKEIARIRDRSFSTIDHQLRSIRHKTGVTSTSALVSLLVKAGILAQ; this is encoded by the coding sequence ATGCCTGAGAATGTAGCATTATCGATTGATTTCAATGGCGATGTCTTTGAAGCACAGCGCCAACTGCGGCGCTATCTGCTGGATCAGCCTGTTGTCCGTTACGCTCCAGCGCGTGATCTCGCTGCTCATATGCTGCTCAATCTCGATGATTTGCCGGGGTGTTGGTCATTAGCGACAAATTGGCTGAGAGCAAAACTTGGATGCCAGCGGGTTGATGCCGGGTTTGGCGCTTCCCGCGACTTCAATTATTTTCCAAGCCTGGCTGAAGCAAAGAACCCGGATTATGATGTACCCTCTTTTGGAGGGGCTGCGGTCTTCAATCAGGATCCAGCCATGCAAGCGATGTGGCTGGGGTCGCGACCGGTTGTGTTTGCCGATATTACGCAGGACCGTCGAGTCTCAAAACGCCTTCGCAACAGAATGTCCGGTGCCCAGACCAAATCAAAATTTGGTAGCGCTCTGCGAACAATAGATGGCAGCTACGGTTTGATCTGTGCTGATTGGACTGAACATCACGCACCAAGCGACTCCGGCCTGCTGGATTGTTTCGAGCACACCGTTGCAGATGTCTTGAGCCCGGTCATTGCTGTTTCCAAGCAGATCACGGCACAATCCGCTTCAGTGACAGATACAGTTCCGGACAGTGCCAGACCGATAACTACATCGTCTGATCAGCCAGGAGCGGATCTACTACAATTGCTGACCGAGTCAGAAATCGAAGTCGCCCGGCTTGCCGCTCGGGGGTTGAGCTACAAGGAAATCGCTCGAATTCGCGACAGGTCATTTTCTACAATTGATCACCAACTCCGCAGTATCCGTCATAAGACTGGTGTTACCAGTACATCGGCGCTTGTCAGTCTACTTGTGAAAGCCGGAATTCTGGCACAATAA
- a CDS encoding heme-binding protein: MAKRSLFLAVAIGLIPVSASAEGLTKKLVLPASAAQEMIAACFADQADHAYAKVTVFVVDDGGHLLAAARQDGACKACSNIARNKAVTSALYGAATRVMADLSFGKKRDGVDAGLPGAAFVPGLVAFAGGLPVTTTSGEVVGGIGVSGVSSNEDEQCAQAGVAAIARLLKWGPAYD, translated from the coding sequence ATGGCCAAGAGATCACTGTTTCTTGCAGTTGCGATCGGGTTAATACCTGTCTCTGCATCGGCGGAGGGGTTGACCAAGAAATTGGTGCTGCCGGCTTCAGCTGCGCAAGAGATGATTGCAGCGTGTTTCGCAGATCAAGCCGATCACGCATATGCAAAAGTCACTGTTTTTGTTGTTGATGATGGCGGGCATCTGCTTGCTGCAGCACGCCAAGACGGAGCTTGCAAAGCCTGTTCGAACATTGCTCGCAACAAAGCCGTGACATCGGCGCTCTATGGAGCCGCGACCCGTGTCATGGCGGATCTATCATTCGGTAAGAAGCGTGACGGCGTTGACGCGGGTCTGCCTGGTGCTGCGTTCGTACCAGGGCTCGTTGCTTTTGCCGGCGGGCTGCCAGTGACCACGACCTCTGGTGAGGTGGTTGGCGGCATTGGTGTAAGCGGTGTAAGCAGTAATGAAGATGAGCAATGTGCCCAAGCTGGTGTCGCTGCTATCGCCCGGTTGCTGAAGTGGGGGCCGGCCTATGATTGA
- a CDS encoding alpha/beta fold hydrolase, with protein sequence MIENVFYQAETQGHFEYYALGDLRLESGETLRDAKLAYRTFGTLNADKTNAILVTTWFSGTGKIMEDVYVGEDHALDPNKYFIIVVDQLGSGVSTSPQNNPAPQTMGKFPKLSIGDDVQAQHRLLTELFKISKLVLIVGGSMGGQQVYEWAVTYPDMVERAAPIAATARISLHQKVFVQALEEAIKSDPAWQNGWYSCGLEVREGMDRLAKIVATLGWSHEFYQEKRWASVLGMSSLDDFINGVMKAYFEPMDPNVLLCEMHKWQRADVGRHTDGNLAEALARITAKTCVMPISHDLFFPPDECEQDCKLIAGATVRVIETKEGHMGLNGFEPNYMAQVDSHLKDLLNA encoded by the coding sequence ATGATTGAGAACGTCTTTTATCAGGCGGAAACCCAGGGCCATTTTGAGTATTACGCACTTGGTGATCTTAGGCTGGAAAGCGGCGAGACTTTGCGCGATGCGAAGCTGGCCTACCGGACTTTTGGAACGCTCAACGCCGACAAAACAAACGCGATCTTAGTCACCACCTGGTTCTCCGGAACTGGTAAGATTATGGAAGATGTTTATGTCGGCGAGGACCATGCTCTTGATCCAAACAAATACTTCATCATTGTCGTAGATCAACTTGGCAGCGGCGTTTCGACATCGCCGCAGAACAACCCGGCACCACAAACAATGGGTAAGTTCCCCAAGTTGAGCATTGGCGATGATGTTCAGGCACAGCATAGGCTCTTAACTGAACTCTTCAAAATCTCAAAACTGGTACTGATTGTTGGCGGATCCATGGGGGGGCAACAGGTATATGAATGGGCTGTGACCTATCCCGACATGGTGGAGAGGGCGGCGCCCATTGCCGCAACAGCCCGCATATCCCTGCACCAGAAGGTGTTTGTGCAGGCACTAGAAGAGGCGATCAAGTCAGACCCTGCCTGGCAAAATGGTTGGTATTCTTGCGGATTGGAAGTGCGGGAAGGGATGGACCGGCTGGCGAAAATTGTCGCTACACTTGGTTGGTCACACGAATTCTATCAGGAGAAGCGTTGGGCCTCCGTTTTGGGCATGTCATCTCTGGATGATTTCATAAACGGAGTGATGAAGGCCTATTTTGAGCCTATGGATCCAAATGTGTTGCTGTGTGAAATGCACAAATGGCAAAGGGCAGATGTCGGCCGCCATACCGATGGAAATCTGGCCGAAGCCCTAGCGCGGATCACAGCCAAAACATGCGTTATGCCGATAAGCCACGATCTCTTTTTTCCTCCAGACGAATGCGAGCAAGATTGCAAGCTGATTGCCGGGGCAACGGTTCGAGTCATCGAGACAAAAGAGGGCCACATGGGGCTTAACGGATTTGAGCCAAACTATATGGCTCAGGTGGATAGCCATCTGAAAGATTTGCTGAACGCTTAG
- a CDS encoding ABC transporter ATP-binding protein, producing the protein MKTQEEMPLAVRGATKTYNTQSGAVHALRNVDLDVEQGAFISIVGPSGCGKTTLLWSLAGLHKLSSGSIALGSDIISGPHASIGMMFQEANLLPWRTVQKNIEFPFEIRGDQPDKQKIEALLDRVGLGGFGKKMPKELSGGMQQRASIVRALASDPKVLLMDEPFGALDAFTRDAMNKLVEEIWLETRKTVILITHSIAEAVFLADKVYIMSARPGQISKVVDVPFQRPRQLELMETSEFFDLVNEIKYEIQHQPSGHRVATVLG; encoded by the coding sequence ATGAAAACGCAAGAAGAAATGCCGCTGGCAGTCCGCGGTGCAACCAAGACTTACAACACACAATCAGGGGCCGTCCACGCTCTGCGTAATGTGGATCTGGATGTGGAGCAAGGCGCGTTTATCTCTATTGTGGGGCCGTCAGGATGCGGCAAAACTACCTTGTTATGGTCGCTCGCAGGGCTGCATAAACTTAGTTCCGGATCTATTGCCCTCGGCAGTGATATCATTTCCGGTCCGCATGCAAGCATTGGCATGATGTTTCAAGAAGCCAATCTGCTGCCCTGGCGAACTGTTCAAAAAAACATAGAATTTCCGTTCGAAATTCGCGGTGATCAACCGGACAAACAGAAGATAGAAGCCCTTCTCGACCGTGTCGGTCTGGGGGGCTTTGGCAAGAAGATGCCGAAGGAGCTATCCGGCGGGATGCAGCAGCGGGCATCCATTGTTCGCGCTTTGGCGAGCGATCCGAAAGTGCTTCTGATGGATGAGCCATTTGGTGCGCTGGATGCCTTCACCCGCGACGCGATGAACAAGCTGGTTGAAGAAATCTGGCTGGAAACACGCAAAACGGTAATTCTGATCACCCATTCCATCGCAGAAGCCGTTTTCTTGGCCGACAAGGTTTACATCATGAGCGCCCGGCCAGGGCAAATTTCGAAAGTGGTCGATGTCCCCTTTCAGCGTCCGCGTCAGCTGGAGCTGATGGAAACCAGCGAATTTTTCGATCTCGTCAACGAAATCAAATATGAAATCCAACATCAGCCGTCCGGTCATCGTGTTGCGACGGTTCTGGGGTAG
- a CDS encoding ABC transporter permease, whose translation MADISQSSNSSGAPGLATASGLGGGLGAQGAKETMAIVSIAVLVIVGGELLLKYFGVPQYILPRPSEIAAIFFSPEIAAIGEHYSYTLVELVSGYAIGASIGLLLAAIITQFPFVEKVITPYILLLVTTPMLALVPLLILNFGFGYTPRIVAVALASGPMVMINAATGFRRVDAMKISLARSYGASTLQIFLKIRTPMAMPMVIVGLMIGAIFGMITAVGAEMSGGGFGLGSRLTTYSSTLRMPEFFACILLLAVTGIAIYALFFWLGKRLAGWES comes from the coding sequence ATGGCAGATATCTCACAATCATCAAACTCATCCGGTGCGCCGGGATTGGCGACTGCGTCAGGGCTGGGCGGCGGATTAGGCGCACAGGGCGCCAAGGAAACAATGGCCATTGTCAGCATTGCTGTCCTGGTGATTGTCGGCGGTGAGCTTTTGCTCAAGTACTTCGGCGTCCCGCAATATATCCTCCCAAGGCCGTCGGAAATCGCCGCGATCTTCTTTTCTCCCGAGATCGCGGCGATTGGGGAGCACTATAGTTACACACTGGTAGAACTTGTTTCCGGATATGCGATCGGGGCATCGATCGGACTGCTTCTTGCGGCAATCATCACCCAGTTTCCATTTGTCGAAAAAGTCATCACACCCTACATCCTGCTTCTGGTTACTACGCCGATGCTTGCGCTCGTGCCGCTGCTGATCCTGAACTTTGGTTTTGGCTATACACCGCGCATTGTTGCAGTCGCTCTCGCCTCAGGCCCAATGGTGATGATCAACGCTGCGACCGGTTTTCGCAGGGTCGATGCCATGAAAATCTCCCTGGCGCGATCTTACGGCGCCAGCACTCTGCAAATATTCCTAAAGATCCGCACACCCATGGCCATGCCCATGGTGATCGTTGGCCTGATGATCGGCGCGATCTTTGGAATGATTACTGCTGTAGGAGCTGAAATGTCAGGTGGAGGCTTTGGCCTGGGAAGCCGTCTGACAACCTATTCATCGACTCTTCGGATGCCCGAGTTCTTCGCCTGTATCCTACTTCTGGCGGTCACCGGGATTGCGATCTACGCGCTGTTCTTCTGGCTCGGTAAGAGGCTGGCGGGGTGGGAAAGCTAG